From the genome of Aspergillus chevalieri M1 DNA, chromosome 8, nearly complete sequence, one region includes:
- a CDS encoding putative RNA binding protein Jsn1 (COG:A;~EggNog:ENOG410PFWH;~InterPro:IPR001313,IPR000504,IPR011989,IPR016024, IPR012677,IPR033133,IPR035979;~PFAM:PF00806,PF00076;~go_function: GO:0003676 - nucleic acid binding [Evidence IEA];~go_function: GO:0003723 - RNA binding [Evidence IEA]) translates to MLPVSRPDGHMNLNYIPTTQSMSGRSSPSDLSSSAAVKSPFGPSNGLNNAAGSIGSARLGAGSPSHDLGTRLYSKRAREIQAEEGISPNIWGPPTSGHSTPLRENIPESPSQDGFPDLIPASSGSLHSTSRRARAGTVPSRFSPVGSLLSDLNAQPSISQSSRPTPSTSPFRPAGVSGIDTGANPAPATGGSGTGGVSRLRAGSMPQRSNYLGGSSPFGPSLFSTNWSTGRERASTLASIRSSEGPASPSQSSFSRDGLADTDVKTLDYLGLAETPQQARATLVRPSVDVLLQQQQQQQQQQQQQASALPPMLAELAMMKNNNRFRSYSVNAKEKYADDEDLEYENRYSQAPSGTATPSAAATAAQLAATQAQIHQHNLAVQAFANHAAGQAVNRPRARTAGILETPPQRSSIRNYLATPSRLDNSFSAADLHIPEHGEYDELTEAVQMMQLAGGNGANLAVRPTAETADENNQDGPTRALWIGSIPVSTTVTSLEAIFGIYGKIESTRVLTHKNCGFVNFERIESAVQAKSLLNGKEIFPGAGPVRIGYAKVPGTSASGTPGANGIQSSPTPDPNFKSNVVGDGDRSELLVPQIPPLPELQPEMAQIVKEFGATDEDSVNISASIQKAIAFQAFEDEIATIPEPSQTRMFDAPRLRDIRKRIDNGACSIQEIEDTANAMLPEIAELSSDYLGNTVVQKLFEYCSEPTKERMLGPIAPHIAEIGVHKNGTWAAQKIIDVTKTPSQMQMIVEALRPYTVPLFLDQYGNYVLQCCLRFGAPYNDFIFETMLSRMWEVAQGRFGARAMRACLESHHATKDQQRMLAAAIALHSVQLATNANGALLLTWFLDTCTFPRRRTVLAPRLVPHLVHLCTHKVAYLTVLKVINQRNEPEAREIVLKALFFSPGDEILERILSDQTSGATLIFKVLTTPFFDESMRTEVVKNVSKVLTKLKATPSQGYKRLMDEVGLSSRGGSRDHHRDNSGAEKQQHRPGSRQTNPNFPQPGMDRQFNGQFPPMLAQNLDGARPTDQQPPFDPYTLNSLGSAGGVNPLNGLGAPNGGGFGQDPMAPLAQQQLQYQAYLAAQSRGVSPAGIYPPMGNSNFGYPSVDNMRPLQTQPPPSQMNSLNQQAYAPQQFSPVLGSAQMYQYPPQFYSPPQPVQGQQAAGGRRGRR, encoded by the exons ATGTTGCCCGTTTCACGACCCGACGGTCATATGAACCTCAACTACATACCAACCACTCAGTCGATGTCAGGTCGCAGCTCTCCCAGTGATCTGTCTTCGTCCGCCGCGGTCAAGTCGCCGTTTGGACCCTCAAATGGTCTAAACAACGCGGCGGGGTCAATCGGAAGTGCGCGGTTAGGGGCTGGATCCCCTTCTCATGATCTCGGCACTCGGCTGTACTCCAAGCG AGCACGAGAAATTCAGGCCGAGGAAGGCATTTCCCCCAACATTTGGGGCCCGCCAACCAGTGGCCACTCCACACCGCTGCGTGAAAATATTCCCGAGTCTCCGAGTCAAGATGGGTTCCCCGACCTGATCCCAGCTTCGAGTGGCAGTCTCCATAGCACTTCTCGGAGAGCTCGAGCTGGCACTGTCCCTTCGCGGTTTTCGCCCGTCGGTAGCCTCCTTAGTGATCTGAACGCCCAGCCGTCCATCTCTCAAAGCTCTCGACCTACGCCCTCGACGAGTCCCTTCCGCCCTGCCGGGGTGTCCGGAATCGACACTGGTGCGAATCCTGCTCCGGCTACTGGTGGAAGCGGCACAGGTGGTGTTTCTCGCCTGCGAGCTGGCTCAATGCCTCAGAGATCAAACTACTTGGGGGGCTCTAGCCCATTCGGCCCTTCGTTGTTTTCGACCAACTGGTCCACCGGACGCGAGCGGGCTAGTACTCTCGCGAGCATCCGGTCCTCGGAGGGACCAGCTTCGCCCAGTCAGTCATCCTTCTCACGGGATGGACTCGCAGACACCGATGTAAAAACGCTGGATTACCTGGGACTCGCAGAAACGCCACAACAAGCACGGGCCACTCTTGTACGACCGTCTGTTGATGTGCTactccagcaacagcagcagcagcagcaacaacagcagcagcaggcgTCTGCATTACCTCCTATGCTGGCTGAATTAGCTATGATGAAGAATAACAACCGTTTTAGATCATACTCGGTAAATGCCAAGGAGAAATACGCAGACGACGAGGATCTCGAATATGAGAACCGCTATTCGCAGGCTCCGTCGGGCACTGCGACCCCTTCTGCAGCAGCCACGGCTGCTCAGTTGGCTGCCACCCAGGCCCAAATCCACCAGCACAACCTTGCCGTTCAAGCCTTTGCCAACCATGCTGCTGGTCAGGCTGTCAACCGGCCTCGTGCCAGGACCGCTGGTATCTTGGAGACCCCACCCCAGCGATCTTCTATCCGCAACTACCTTGCCACGCCTTCGCGACTTGACAATAGCTTCAGCGCCGCTGACCTGCACATTCCAGAGCACGGTGAATATGATGAACTGACCGAAGCGGTGCAGATGATGCAGCTCGCTGGAGGCAATGGCGCAAACTTGGCTGTCAGGCCAACTGCTGAAACGGCGGATGAGAACAACCAGGATGGCCCGACGCGCGCCTTGTGGATCGGTAGCATCCCCGTCTCCACCACTGTCACGTCTCTGGAGGCTATCTTCGGCATCTATGGCAAGATTGAGTCGACCCGTGTGTTGACTCACAAGAACTGCGGCTTCGTCAACTTTGAGCGCATTGAGAGTGCTGTCCAGGCTAAGTCATTGCTCAACGGAAAGGAAATCTTCCCGGGTGCAGGTCCTGTCCGGATTGGCTACGCTAAGGTTCCCGGAACCTCTGCGTCTGGCACACCGGGCGCTAATGGCATTCAGTCCTCCCCTACTCCTGATCCGAACTTCAAGTCGAATGTTGTTGGTGATGGAGACAGGAGTGAGCTTCTCGTTCCTCAGATCCCGCCCCTTCCTGAGTTGCAGCCGGAGATGGCGCAGATTGTCAAGGAATTCGGTGCCACTGACGAGGATTCGGTCAACATCTCGGCTAGTATTCAGAAAGCAATTGCCTTCCAGGCCTTCGAGGATGAGATCGCTACTATCCCCGAACCGAGCCAGACCCGGATGTTCGACGCGCCCCGTCTTCGGGACATTCGCAAGCGTATCGACAACGGAGCGTGCTCCATCCAGGAGATCGAAGACACCGCTAATGCGATGCTTCCCGAAATCGCAGAATTGTCTTCTGACTACCTGGGTAACACGGTCGTCCAGAAACTCTTCGAATACTGCTCTGAGCCCACAAAGGAGCGGATGCTGGGCCCTATTGCGCCCCATATTGCTGAGATTGGTGTTCACAAGAATGGTACCTGGGCTGCACAGAAGATCATCGACGTTACCAAGACTCCATCTCAGATGCAGATGATTGTCGAGGCTCTCCGTCCGTACACTGTTCCTCTCTTCTTGGACCAGTACGGAAACTACGTCCTCCAGTGCTGCTTGCGCTTCGGTGCTCCCTACAATGATTTCATCTTCGAGACCATGCTGAGCCGCATGTGGGAGGTTGCCCAGGGACGGTTCGGTGCTCGTGCCATGCGTGCTTGTCTTGAAAGCCACCACGCTACCAAGGATCAGCAGCGCATGCTTGCGGCTGCTATTGCTCTCCACAGCGTGCAGCTTGCGACCAACGCTAACGGCGCTCTGCTGCTTACATGGTTCTTGGACACCTGCACTTTCCCTCGCCGTCGCACTGTGCTCGCGCCCAGACTTGTGCCTCACCTCGTCCACCTTTGCACTCACAAGGTTGCGTACTTGACTGTTCTGAAGGTCATAAACCAGCGCAACGAACCTGAGGCACGCGAGATAGTCTTGAAGGCTTTGTTCTTTAGTCCCGGAGATGAAATTCTCGAAAGGATCCTGAGCGACCAGACGTCTGGGGCCACTTTGATCTTCAAGGTCTTGACTACGCCTTTCTTTGACGAGTCGATGCGTACTGAGGTTGTTAAGAACGTGTCTAAGGTCTTGACGAAGTTGAAGGCCACTCCAAGTCAGGGCTACAAGCGCCTGATGGACGAGGTTGGCCTTTCCTCCCGCGGAGGCTCGCGGGACCACCACCGGGATAACTCTGGCGCGGAGAAGCAACAGCACCGTCCGGGTTCTCGGCAAACCAACCCGAACTTCCCTCAGCCGGGCATGGACAGACAGTTTAATGGACAGTTCCCGCCTATGCTCGCTCAGAACCTGGATGGCGCCAGACCTACTGACCAACAGCCACCATTTGACCCCTATACGCTTAATAGCCTTGGCTCTGCCGGTGGCGTCAACCCATTGAACGGCCTTGGTGCACCTAATGGTGGTGGCTTTGGTCAAGACCCTATGGCTCCTCTGGCCCAGCAACAGTTGCAATACCAAGCCTACCTGGCCGCACAGTCTCGGGGCGTTTCTCCCGCTGGTATTTACCCGCCAATGGGCAACTCCAACTTTGGATACCCTTCTGTGGATAACATGCGCCCACTGCAAACGCAGCCGCCGCCTTCCCAGATGAACTCGCTCAACCAGCAGGCCTATGCCCCTCAGCAGTTCAGCCCTGTTCTCGGCTCCGCACAAATGTACCAGTATCCTCCGCAGTTCTATTCCCCTCCTCAGCCGGTACAGGGCCAGCAGGCTGCTGGAGGACGACGTGGACGA CGTTAA